A stretch of the Bacteroidales bacterium genome encodes the following:
- a CDS encoding Gfo/Idh/MocA family oxidoreductase: MNKIKAGFIGAGGIAKAHAYALQALKFYYPDSPEIEFMAVTSARESSRSEFAKKYGFEKALDLKSFINDGEINTVFILSPNNQHYVHLEAALQMKGVERIYLEKPICSTKEEEEKIAEWLQSNSSNKKIQVGFQFLFSSPVREALNFLMEQDFGQPIHFSFTYKHTDYLKKSYREKRRNRLTSAPDGGAMADLGSHSISMLVAFLGDSLSITNALQGGAFPDVPADSDLYSEISLVDKKTGAVGNLSASRISAGMGDVLGFDMYFYNGALRYNSFYPDRFEYCLGSENQWTTVFTGSNFEPVTGFPSKHVPGGWLRALKHAHYVFLTGADSRAFMPGLEHGLEVQRLVRETAQHMEEFRNKLNR, encoded by the coding sequence ATGAACAAAATAAAAGCAGGATTCATAGGAGCCGGAGGCATAGCCAAAGCACATGCGTACGCATTACAGGCCTTGAAATTCTATTACCCTGATTCACCCGAGATCGAATTTATGGCTGTAACTTCAGCCAGGGAATCGAGCCGGTCGGAATTTGCGAAAAAATATGGTTTTGAAAAGGCTTTGGATCTAAAATCCTTCATTAATGACGGCGAAATCAATACAGTATTCATTCTCAGCCCAAATAACCAGCACTATGTGCATCTTGAAGCCGCCCTGCAGATGAAGGGGGTGGAAAGAATTTATCTGGAAAAACCCATTTGTTCCACCAAAGAGGAAGAGGAGAAAATAGCCGAATGGCTTCAGTCAAACAGCAGCAATAAAAAAATACAGGTAGGGTTTCAGTTCCTTTTCTCCTCACCCGTACGGGAGGCTTTGAATTTCCTGATGGAGCAAGACTTCGGACAACCCATCCACTTCTCCTTTACCTATAAACACACCGATTACCTAAAAAAAAGCTACAGGGAGAAACGCAGGAACAGGCTTACTTCTGCTCCCGACGGGGGCGCTATGGCCGACTTGGGATCTCATTCCATCAGTATGCTTGTAGCCTTTCTCGGAGATTCGCTCAGCATTACCAATGCTTTACAGGGAGGAGCTTTCCCGGATGTACCGGCAGATTCTGATCTGTACAGCGAAATATCTCTTGTCGATAAAAAAACAGGGGCCGTGGGGAATCTTTCAGCCAGCCGAATTAGTGCAGGAATGGGTGATGTGCTTGGGTTTGACATGTATTTTTATAACGGCGCGCTACGCTATAACTCATTTTACCCCGACCGCTTTGAATATTGCCTGGGAAGTGAAAATCAATGGACCACGGTCTTTACCGGGAGCAACTTTGAGCCGGTAACCGGATTTCCGTCAAAACATGTGCCGGGTGGCTGGCTTCGTGCCCTCAAACATGCACATTATGTATTTTTAACCGGAGCGGATTCCAGGGCCTTTATGCCCGGCCTTGAACACGGACTTGAGGTTCAGCGATTGGTAAGGGAAACAGCCCAGCACATGGAGGAATTCAGAAATAAACTCAACCGGTAA
- a CDS encoding GAF domain-containing protein, with protein sequence MENTKKKNRYKRIYDQLSGLLPKSDDTLARMSTVIAVLHHKMDHFFWTGYYFLKNDRLIVGPYQGPVACQELEKGKGVCWTGIERQIPVIVPDVEQFPGHIACDSRSRSEIVVPLQNRNGKITGVLDIDSKELDSFDNTDEEELSRIIRLIYKTL encoded by the coding sequence ATGGAGAACACAAAAAAGAAGAACCGATATAAAAGAATATATGATCAGCTTTCGGGTCTATTACCCAAAAGTGATGATACACTTGCAAGAATGTCCACGGTTATTGCCGTTTTGCACCATAAAATGGACCATTTCTTCTGGACGGGGTATTATTTCCTGAAAAATGACAGGCTTATTGTAGGACCCTATCAGGGGCCTGTGGCCTGCCAGGAACTGGAAAAAGGCAAAGGTGTGTGCTGGACGGGGATTGAACGGCAAATACCGGTTATTGTTCCCGATGTAGAACAATTCCCGGGGCATATTGCGTGTGATTCCCGTTCCAGATCGGAAATTGTTGTTCCCTTACAAAACAGAAACGGTAAGATCACTGGTGTACTGGACATTGACAGCAAAGAACTGGATTCATTCGATAATACGGATGAAGAAGAATTATCACGGATCATCCGGCTGATTTATAAAACTTTGTAA
- a CDS encoding DUF1987 domain-containing protein: MNQIGLKKLYKEIENVPGQEYVKIPATQRTPEILLDRTGTDGTIQFSGRSLPDDARGFYNPILIWIEEYFSNPHPKTSIRFNLEYFNTSSSKMLLQIIKKLEKLEKHNKNVTIEWCYMEDDEDILESGKTFQELTSIPFNFVSYQ; the protein is encoded by the coding sequence ATGAACCAGATTGGTCTTAAAAAATTATATAAAGAAATTGAGAATGTTCCCGGCCAGGAATATGTAAAAATACCGGCGACCCAGCGTACTCCTGAAATCTTGCTGGACAGGACAGGAACCGACGGAACCATACAATTTTCGGGGAGGTCTCTTCCGGATGATGCCAGGGGTTTTTATAATCCCATCCTGATTTGGATTGAGGAATATTTTTCAAATCCTCATCCAAAGACTTCCATCCGGTTCAATCTGGAATACTTCAATACATCTTCTTCTAAAATGTTGTTGCAGATTATTAAAAAATTGGAGAAACTGGAAAAGCATAATAAGAACGTAACCATTGAATGGTGTTACATGGAGGATGATGAAGATATTCTGGAATCAGGGAAGACCTTTCAGGAGTTGACCAGCATACCTTTTAATTTTGTTTCTTATCAGTAA
- a CDS encoding gluconate:H+ symporter: MSETYLVISVAAAILILLFLVLKLKIHAFLSLLLTSIIVGLMTGMEFTSIIESIEEGMASTLGFVATVVGLGAIFGQLLEASGGAESIAHYMLKKFGWEKASWALVFTGFIIAIPVFLDVGFVILIPIIYALGRETKRSLLLYGIPLLAGLAVTHAFIPPTPGPVAVAQILDVQLGWIIIFGIIVGIPTAIIAGPVFGKYISKKIQLSPPDYFTADKVEDKPEIYPSFRTVVLIIALPLVLIIIHSVTEILYKNDIMISENVYQIFALIGHPFTALTIATLLALYVLGYKKGFSKAKLSRLSGKALGPAGLIILVTGAGGVFKQVLIDSGVGEMVAENMKNSSMPPIVLAYLLAVIVRVTQGSNTVSMITAAGIMAPVLPVFDLSQMQTALVVLSIASGATILSHVNDSGFWLVGKYMGMDEKQTLKSWTIMETIISITGFIMVLLLSLFI, from the coding sequence TGGTAATTAGCGTAGCCGCAGCAATACTGATACTGCTGTTTCTCGTGCTCAAATTAAAAATTCATGCCTTTCTTTCTTTGCTCCTCACAAGTATCATTGTCGGCCTAATGACAGGCATGGAGTTCACCTCTATTATCGAAAGCATTGAAGAAGGCATGGCCAGTACGCTGGGATTTGTCGCCACCGTCGTTGGACTGGGCGCGATCTTTGGACAGCTTTTGGAAGCTTCGGGTGGAGCCGAGTCCATAGCCCATTATATGCTGAAAAAATTTGGATGGGAAAAGGCCTCGTGGGCACTGGTGTTCACTGGTTTTATTATTGCCATACCTGTATTTCTGGATGTAGGTTTTGTTATTCTCATCCCGATCATATATGCGTTGGGTCGGGAAACAAAACGTTCGCTTTTATTGTATGGAATACCCTTGCTGGCCGGTTTGGCTGTGACCCATGCATTCATACCGCCTACGCCAGGCCCGGTTGCAGTAGCACAAATTCTGGATGTCCAGCTTGGATGGATCATCATTTTTGGTATTATTGTCGGTATTCCTACCGCCATTATTGCGGGACCGGTTTTTGGAAAATACATCAGCAAAAAAATCCAACTAAGCCCACCGGACTATTTCACGGCCGATAAGGTTGAAGATAAACCGGAAATATACCCTTCTTTCAGGACAGTAGTGCTCATTATAGCATTGCCTCTGGTTTTGATTATCATCCATTCTGTCACGGAAATCCTCTACAAAAATGACATCATGATCAGTGAAAACGTGTACCAGATTTTTGCACTGATCGGCCATCCGTTCACCGCGCTTACAATCGCTACATTGCTTGCCCTTTATGTATTGGGGTATAAAAAAGGCTTCAGCAAGGCAAAACTTTCCCGGCTTTCGGGTAAGGCACTGGGGCCGGCCGGATTGATTATCCTGGTTACCGGTGCCGGCGGAGTTTTTAAACAGGTACTCATCGACAGCGGGGTCGGTGAAATGGTGGCTGAAAACATGAAAAATTCAAGTATGCCACCGATTGTGCTGGCATACCTGCTGGCTGTTATTGTTCGCGTTACCCAGGGTTCAAACACCGTCTCCATGATAACCGCAGCAGGCATTATGGCACCGGTCCTCCCGGTCTTTGATCTTTCCCAGATGCAGACCGCTTTGGTGGTACTTTCTATCGCCTCGGGAGCCACCATCCTCTCCCATGTCAACGATAGCGGTTTCTGGCTTGTGGGAAAATATATGGGAATGGATGAAAAACAAACGCTGAAATCCTGGACGATCATGGAAACCATTATTTCTATTACAGGTTTTATTATGGTATTGCTGCTTAGTCTGTTTATTTAA